One part of the Vogesella sp. LIG4 genome encodes these proteins:
- the mgtA gene encoding magnesium-translocating P-type ATPase gives MPANKLPPWWLTPPAEHAANLDAANGSMANGLSGNEAAARLARFGPNLLREHRRHSLLRQYLSRFKNPLVLILLAASAVSAFSGDVTNFFIISCIVLMSVTLDFVQEYRANAAAEKLRQSVAVRTTVLRDGKPQQVAISQVVPGDIVLLSAGDLIPADGLVLEARDFFVKQALLTGESFPVEKKPGALPDSASDIQDASNAVFMGTSVISGSARVGVVGTGANTALGEIADSVARPAEPTSFDIGARHFGLLIMRLTMLMVMFVLLVNAFFHKPWLESFLFAVALAVGLTPELLPMVISVTLSRGALRMARQQMVVKRLSAIQDLGSMDTLCTDKTGTLTEAKIRLEQHVDAAGQPSERVLQLAYCNSYFETGLKSPLDEAILEHSHIDVSSWNKIDEVPFDFERRRVSVLIDNGSERWLVVKGSPDEIVALCRHYETGATQQPLAEAATVAGIRQQYHGLEENGFRVLGIAWRQVPREHNHAVVSDETELVLAGFAAFLDPPKASAAAALAALADAGVGIKIVTGDSDLVTRHVCARLGTTVTGVMTGREIAELDDHALQARVDAANLFCRVNPAQKERVIRALRARGHVVGYLGDGINDAPSLHAADVGLSVDSAVDVAKEAADMVLLQHDLHVLHIGVREGRRTFGNIMKYIMMGTSSNFGNMFSMAGASLFLPFLPMLPTQILLNNILYDISEIPIPFDMVDAEETRHPRVLDMAFIRNFMLVIGPISSVFDFLTFYLMLVVLKANEQLFQTGWFVESLCTQILVIFIIRTRGNPLRSRAHALLASTSLAIVGIALLLPLSALGQHFGFVPPPGRFYFFLGLMVLAYLLIVEWVKQGFYRWYAARKR, from the coding sequence ATGCCCGCTAACAAGTTGCCACCCTGGTGGCTGACGCCGCCTGCCGAGCATGCGGCCAACCTTGATGCCGCCAATGGCAGCATGGCCAACGGTCTGTCGGGCAATGAGGCTGCGGCCCGGCTTGCCCGCTTCGGCCCCAACCTGCTGCGGGAGCACCGCAGGCATTCCCTGCTGCGGCAGTACCTATCCCGCTTCAAGAACCCGCTGGTGCTGATCCTGCTGGCCGCCAGCGCCGTCTCCGCCTTCAGCGGCGATGTCACCAATTTTTTCATCATCAGCTGCATCGTGCTGATGAGCGTCACCCTGGATTTCGTTCAGGAATACCGCGCCAATGCGGCCGCCGAGAAGCTGCGCCAGTCGGTGGCGGTAAGGACCACCGTGCTGCGGGATGGCAAGCCGCAACAGGTAGCGATCAGCCAGGTGGTGCCCGGCGACATCGTGCTGCTGTCGGCGGGCGACCTGATTCCGGCCGATGGCCTGGTGCTGGAAGCGCGCGACTTCTTCGTCAAGCAGGCGCTGCTCACCGGCGAGTCGTTTCCGGTGGAGAAGAAACCGGGCGCGCTGCCGGACAGCGCCAGCGACATCCAGGACGCCAGCAACGCGGTGTTCATGGGTACCTCGGTGATCAGCGGCAGCGCGCGGGTAGGCGTTGTCGGCACCGGCGCGAATACGGCGCTGGGAGAAATCGCCGACAGCGTTGCCCGCCCTGCCGAGCCCACCTCTTTCGATATCGGCGCCCGCCACTTTGGCCTGCTGATCATGCGGCTGACCATGCTGATGGTGATGTTCGTGCTGCTGGTGAACGCCTTCTTTCACAAGCCGTGGCTGGAATCCTTCCTGTTCGCGGTCGCTCTTGCCGTGGGGCTGACGCCCGAGCTGCTGCCCATGGTGATCTCGGTCACGCTATCGCGCGGCGCACTGCGCATGGCCAGGCAGCAGATGGTGGTCAAGCGCCTGTCCGCCATCCAGGACCTGGGCTCCATGGATACGCTGTGCACCGACAAGACCGGCACGCTGACCGAGGCGAAGATCCGTCTGGAACAGCATGTGGACGCCGCCGGCCAGCCCAGCGAGCGGGTGCTGCAGCTCGCCTATTGCAACAGCTATTTCGAAACCGGCCTGAAAAGCCCGCTGGACGAGGCGATTCTGGAGCACAGCCACATCGACGTGAGCAGCTGGAACAAGATCGACGAGGTGCCGTTCGACTTCGAGCGCCGCCGGGTCTCGGTGCTCATCGACAATGGCAGCGAACGCTGGCTGGTGGTGAAAGGCTCCCCGGATGAAATCGTGGCGCTGTGCCGCCATTACGAAACCGGCGCCACGCAGCAGCCGCTTGCGGAGGCGGCGACCGTGGCCGGCATCCGCCAGCAGTATCACGGCCTGGAAGAAAACGGCTTCCGGGTGCTGGGCATAGCCTGGCGGCAGGTGCCCCGCGAGCACAACCACGCGGTAGTCAGCGATGAAACCGAGCTGGTGCTGGCCGGCTTCGCCGCCTTTCTCGACCCACCCAAGGCCAGTGCCGCCGCCGCCCTGGCGGCGCTGGCCGATGCCGGCGTCGGCATCAAGATCGTCACCGGCGATAGCGACCTGGTGACGCGGCATGTCTGCGCCCGGCTGGGCACCACCGTCACCGGCGTCATGACCGGCCGGGAAATCGCCGAGCTGGACGACCACGCGCTGCAGGCGCGCGTGGATGCGGCCAACCTTTTCTGCCGGGTGAACCCGGCGCAGAAGGAGCGCGTGATTCGCGCACTCAGGGCCCGCGGCCACGTGGTGGGTTACCTGGGCGACGGCATCAACGATGCGCCATCGCTGCATGCGGCGGATGTCGGCCTGTCGGTAGACTCCGCCGTGGACGTTGCCAAGGAGGCAGCCGACATGGTGCTGCTGCAGCACGATCTGCACGTGCTGCATATTGGCGTGCGCGAGGGGCGCCGCACCTTCGGCAACATCATGAAATACATCATGATGGGAACCAGCTCCAACTTCGGCAATATGTTCAGCATGGCGGGCGCCTCGCTGTTCCTGCCCTTCCTGCCGATGCTGCCCACCCAGATCTTGCTGAACAACATTCTCTACGACATCTCGGAGATTCCGATTCCGTTCGATATGGTGGATGCCGAGGAAACCCGCCACCCGCGCGTGCTCGACATGGCCTTCATCCGCAACTTCATGCTGGTGATCGGGCCGATCAGCTCGGTATTCGACTTCCTGACCTTCTACCTCATGCTGGTGGTGCTGAAGGCCAATGAGCAGCTGTTTCAAACCGGCTGGTTTGTCGAATCGCTGTGCACCCAGATCCTGGTGATCTTCATCATCCGCACCCGCGGCAACCCGCTGCGAAGCCGTGCGCATGCGCTGCTGGCAAGCACCTCGCTGGCCATTGTCGGCATCGCCCTGCTGCTGCCGCTCAGCGCGCTCGGCCAGCACTTCGGCTTTGTGCCGCCACCGGGCAGGTTCTATTTCTTCCTCGGCCTGATGGTGCTTGCCTACCTGCTCATCGTGGAATGGGTAAAACAGGGCTTTTACCGCTGGTACGCGGCAAGAAAACGCTAG
- a CDS encoding ABC transporter ATP-binding protein encodes MQPIISISNLSKSYASGFQALKQVNLDIQRGEIFALLGPNGAGKTTLISTICGIVNPSGGRVLVDGHDIVTDYRAARAMIGLVPQELTTDSFESVWATVSFSRGLFGKPKNPAYVEEILRALSLWDKKDNRIMTLSGGMKRRVLIAKALSHEPSILFLDEPTAGVDVELRRDMWRLVRSLQARGVTIILTTHYIDEAEEMADRIGVISKGEIILVEEKTELMRKLGKKQLTLQLEAPLAQIPPALGGYALELATSGSELVYTYDAHGERSGILALLQALNEAGIRFKDLHTTQSSLEDIFVSLVRGKK; translated from the coding sequence ATGCAGCCCATCATTTCCATCTCGAATCTCTCCAAGTCCTACGCCTCTGGTTTCCAGGCCCTGAAACAGGTCAACCTGGATATCCAGCGCGGGGAAATTTTCGCCTTGCTGGGCCCGAACGGCGCCGGCAAAACCACGCTGATCAGCACCATCTGCGGCATCGTCAACCCTAGCGGCGGCCGGGTGCTGGTCGATGGCCACGATATCGTGACCGACTACCGCGCCGCCCGTGCCATGATCGGCCTGGTGCCGCAGGAGCTGACCACCGATTCCTTCGAATCGGTGTGGGCCACGGTGTCGTTCAGCCGCGGCCTGTTCGGCAAACCGAAAAACCCGGCCTACGTCGAAGAGATACTGCGGGCGCTGTCGCTGTGGGACAAAAAGGACAACCGCATCATGACGCTGTCCGGCGGCATGAAGCGGCGGGTGCTGATTGCCAAGGCGCTGTCGCACGAGCCGTCCATCCTGTTCCTCGACGAGCCCACTGCCGGGGTGGACGTGGAACTGCGCCGCGACATGTGGCGGCTGGTACGCTCGCTGCAGGCGCGCGGCGTCACCATCATCCTCACCACCCACTACATCGACGAAGCCGAGGAAATGGCCGACCGCATCGGGGTGATCAGCAAGGGCGAGATCATCCTGGTGGAGGAGAAGACCGAGCTGATGCGCAAGCTTGGCAAGAAGCAGCTGACGCTGCAGCTGGAAGCGCCGCTGGCGCAGATTCCGCCCGCGCTTGGCGGCTACGCGCTGGAGCTGGCGACGAGCGGCAGTGAGCTGGTCTACACCTACGACGCGCACGGCGAGCGCTCCGGCATCCTCGCCTTGCTGCAGGCACTGAATGAGGCAGGCATCCGCTTCAAGGATCTGCACACCACGCAAAGCTCGCTGGAAGACATCTTCGTCAGTCTGGTGCGGGGAAAGAAATGA
- a CDS encoding ABC transporter permease, which translates to MNLYAIRAIYRFEMARTGRTLMQSIISPVISTSLYFVVFGAAIGSRIPQTHGISYGAFLVPGLIMLSLLTQSISNASFGIYFPRFTGTIYELLSAPVSYLELVVSYVGAAATKSVVLGLIILATAGLFVPLQVAHPLWMLLFLVLTAITFSLFGFIIGIWADGFEKLQVIPLLIITPLTFLGGSFYSIDILPPFWQTVALFNPVVYLISGFRWSFYGIADVSVGISLAMTVGFLALFTAIVAWIFKTGYRIKA; encoded by the coding sequence ATGAACTTGTACGCGATTCGCGCGATTTACCGCTTCGAAATGGCCCGCACCGGGCGCACGCTGATGCAGAGCATCATCTCGCCGGTGATTTCCACCTCGCTCTACTTTGTGGTGTTCGGCGCCGCCATCGGCTCGCGCATCCCCCAGACCCACGGCATCAGCTACGGCGCCTTCCTGGTGCCTGGGCTGATCATGCTGTCGCTGCTGACACAGAGCATCTCCAATGCCTCGTTCGGCATCTACTTCCCCAGGTTCACCGGCACCATCTACGAGCTGCTATCGGCACCGGTTTCCTACCTGGAGCTGGTAGTGAGCTATGTCGGCGCGGCGGCCACCAAATCGGTGGTGCTTGGCCTGATCATCCTGGCCACTGCCGGGCTGTTCGTGCCGCTGCAGGTAGCCCACCCGCTGTGGATGCTGCTGTTCCTGGTGCTGACAGCCATTACCTTCAGCCTGTTCGGCTTCATCATCGGCATCTGGGCGGACGGCTTCGAAAAACTGCAGGTGATCCCGCTGCTGATCATCACCCCGCTGACCTTCCTGGGCGGCAGCTTTTACTCCATCGATATCCTGCCGCCGTTCTGGCAGACCGTTGCGCTGTTCAACCCGGTGGTCTACCTGATCAGCGGCTTCCGCTGGAGCTTCTACGGCATTGCCGACGTCAGCGTCGGCATCAGCCTTGCCATGACGGTCGGCTTTCTGGCGCTGTTCACCGCCATCGTGGCGTGGATCTTCAAGACCGGCTACCGCATCAAGGCCTAG
- a CDS encoding helix-turn-helix transcriptional regulator produces the protein MNLDDLLAKRIRSLRKRRGHALEKLAELSGVSRSMISLIERAETSATAAVLNKLADALGVSLASLFSEEAEPAVTPLARFEEQHVWQDPASGYLRRQLSPPGYGSPLELAEVIFLAGQTVTFDNAMRSIVTHQQIWMLAGEMEITVEGQSWHLLPGDCLAMTLGQQIVFHNPTSSSARYLIALTAQPPSTGR, from the coding sequence ATGAACCTGGACGACCTTCTCGCCAAACGCATCCGCTCGCTACGCAAGCGCCGCGGCCATGCGCTGGAAAAACTTGCCGAACTCAGTGGCGTCAGCCGCTCGATGATTTCCCTGATCGAGCGCGCGGAAACCAGTGCCACCGCGGCCGTGCTCAACAAGCTTGCCGATGCGCTGGGCGTGAGCCTGGCCTCGCTGTTTTCCGAAGAGGCAGAGCCTGCGGTCACGCCGCTGGCGCGCTTCGAGGAACAGCATGTGTGGCAGGACCCGGCTTCCGGCTACCTGCGCCGCCAGCTGTCGCCGCCCGGCTACGGCTCGCCGCTGGAGCTGGCCGAGGTGATCTTTCTGGCCGGGCAGACGGTGACTTTCGACAATGCAATGCGCAGCATCGTTACCCACCAGCAGATCTGGATGCTGGCTGGCGAAATGGAGATCACGGTCGAGGGGCAGAGCTGGCATCTGTTGCCTGGCGACTGCCTGGCCATGACGCTTGGCCAGCAGATCGTGTTCCACAACCCTACTTCTAGTTCGGCACGTTATCTCATCGCGCTGACCGCACAACCACCCTCGACAGGGAGATAG
- a CDS encoding GNAT family N-acetyltransferase, with amino-acid sequence MSEHKLVNCSFDRHAAAILDIFNEAILNSTALYDYKPRPPESMVTWFDTKQKGGFPVIGVEDSNGTLLAFGSYGTFRAWPAFKYSVEHSIYVHKDHRGKGLGNTVMQALIAAARQNDVHAMIGGIDASNTGSIALHERLGFKHVATLPEVGYKFGRWLDLSFYQMLLDTPLAPVDG; translated from the coding sequence ATGAGTGAGCACAAGCTGGTTAATTGCAGTTTTGACCGCCATGCCGCGGCCATCCTGGATATCTTCAATGAAGCCATCCTCAACTCGACCGCGCTGTACGACTACAAGCCGCGCCCGCCCGAAAGCATGGTGACCTGGTTTGACACCAAGCAAAAAGGCGGCTTCCCTGTCATCGGCGTTGAAGACAGCAACGGTACCTTGCTGGCCTTCGGCAGCTACGGCACCTTCCGCGCCTGGCCGGCATTCAAGTACTCGGTGGAGCACTCCATCTACGTACACAAGGATCATCGCGGCAAGGGTCTGGGCAACACGGTGATGCAGGCGCTGATCGCCGCCGCGCGGCAAAACGATGTGCACGCCATGATAGGCGGCATCGATGCCAGCAACACCGGCAGCATCGCCCTGCACGAGCGGCTGGGCTTCAAGCACGTGGCCACCCTGCCCGAGGTGGGCTACAAGTTCGGCCGCTGGCTGGATCTGTCCTTCTACCAGATGCTGCTGGATACGCCGCTGGCCCCGGTGGATGGCTGA
- a CDS encoding DMT family transporter, with translation MNAYLVFPMLAAAGVALVIQNLLMVRITESVSTVIITLVINSAMGLALLLAALLSRNGLAGISETLLAIRPWAVLPGLLGSFFVFAGIMGYQSVGAPATIAVLVASQLTAGLLANAYKTQAPPSALSLLGAVLLIAGAILILRGRA, from the coding sequence ATGAACGCTTATCTGGTATTCCCCATGTTGGCCGCAGCCGGGGTGGCGCTGGTTATCCAGAACCTGCTGATGGTGCGGATAACCGAGTCGGTCTCCACCGTGATCATTACCCTGGTCATCAACTCCGCCATGGGGCTGGCACTGCTGCTGGCCGCCCTGCTCAGCCGCAACGGGCTGGCGGGCATCAGCGAAACCCTGCTGGCGATCCGCCCCTGGGCAGTGCTGCCCGGCCTGCTGGGTTCGTTCTTCGTGTTTGCCGGGATCATGGGCTACCAGTCGGTGGGGGCGCCGGCCACCATTGCCGTGCTGGTCGCCAGCCAGCTCACCGCCGGCTTGCTGGCGAACGCCTACAAGACCCAGGCGCCGCCCAGTGCACTGTCGCTGCTGGGGGCGGTGCTGCTGATCGCTGGCGCCATCCTGATCCTGCGGGGGCGGGCCTAG